In Nocardioides sp. InS609-2, a single genomic region encodes these proteins:
- the fliE gene encoding flagellar hook-basal body complex protein FliE produces MSISGIESIGFTPFSAPVTSSDSVTLGKSTSGAEGPNKAFGDMLVGGLQNLENVTDRADGLAVKAATGDLSNIHDYTVAASEAAITTQLTVAVRNRAVEAFNEIMRMQV; encoded by the coding sequence ATGAGTATCAGCGGCATCGAGAGCATCGGCTTCACGCCGTTCAGTGCTCCCGTCACCAGTAGCGACTCGGTCACGCTCGGCAAGTCGACATCCGGCGCGGAGGGCCCGAACAAGGCCTTCGGCGACATGCTTGTCGGCGGCCTGCAGAACCTCGAGAACGTCACTGACCGCGCCGACGGCCTGGCCGTCAAGGCCGCCACCGGCGATCTCTCGAACATCCACGACTACACCGTCGCCGCCTCCGAGGCCGCGATCACCACCCAGCTCACCGTCGCGGTGCGTAACCGCGCGGTCGAGGCCTTCAACGAGATCATGCGGATGCAGGTTTGA